One window from the genome of Vicia villosa cultivar HV-30 ecotype Madison, WI unplaced genomic scaffold, Vvil1.0 ctg.000131F_1_1_1, whole genome shotgun sequence encodes:
- the LOC131624464 gene encoding protein BREVIS RADIX-like, with translation MFTCIACTKQTSDERDEDGRESGTPSTKEAVKSITTQIKDMALKFSGAYKQCKPCTGGSSSYNKKGHRPYPDFDTISEGVPYPYIGGASSSSTPAWDFTTSNYPGARYAGDRTPRGRDSASVCDVVLEDEDEPKEWMAQVEPGVHITFVSLPNGGNDLKRIRFSREMFNKWQAQKWWGENYDRIMELYNVQRFNRQALNTPPRSEADEQRDSTYSRLTSARESPMASVKDWTPRSHYKPSGMMDQGGGHPFQAGSSMEPSRATTSSRDEPSISNASEMESEWVEQDEPGVYITIRQLADGTRELRRVRFSRERFGEVNAKTWWEENRERIQAQYL, from the exons ATGTTTACATGCATAGCTTGTACGAAACAAACATCAGATGAGAGGGATGAAGATGGTCGAGAGAGTGGCACGCCTAGTACTAAAGAAGCTGTCAAAAGCATTACCACACAG ATAAAAGATATGGCCCTAAAGTTTTCAGGTGCTTACAAGCAATGCAAACCATGCACAGGAGGATCGAGTAGCTACAACAAGAAAGGACACAGACCATATCCCGACTTCGACACAATCTCAGAAGGGGTTCCATACCCTTATATTGGAGGTGCAAGCTCAAGTTCAACCCCTGCATGGGATTTCACTACCTCTAACTACCCTGGTGCAAGATATGCCGGAGACCGCACCCCTAGAGGACGCGACTCTGCATCAGTCTGTGATGTTGTgttagaagatgaagatgaacctAAGGAATGGATGGCACAGGTTGAGCCAGGAGTTCATATTACTTTTGTTTCTCTCCCTAATGGTGGAAATGATCTCAAGAGAATTCGCTTCAG CCGAGAGATGTTCAATAAATGgcaagctcaaaaatggtggggCGAGAATTATGACAGAATCATGGAGCTTTACAATGTCCAAAGATTTAATCGACAAGCCCTCAACACTCCTCCAAGATCCGAGGCCGATGAG CAAAGAGATTCTACTTACTCAAGATTGACATCGGCAAGAGAAAGTCCTATGGCATCGGTCAAGGATTGGACGCCAAGGAGTCACTACAAACCGTCTGGAATGATGGATCAAGGCGGAGGTCACCCCTTTCAAGCAGGATCATCAATGGAACCATCAAGAGCAACCACTTCATCTAGAGACGAGCCTTCTATTAGCAATGCAAGCGAAATGGAGTCAGAATGGGTAGAACAAGATGAGCCTGGTGTTTACATTACAATCAGACAGTTAGCCGATGGTACTCGGGAGCTTAGACGTGTCAGATTCAG CCGGGAAAGATTCGGCGAGGTAAATGCAAAAACATGGTGGGAAGAGAACAGAGAAAGAATACAAGCTCAATATCTTTGA
- the LOC131624451 gene encoding uncharacterized protein LOC131624451 yields MDSNNSNNLNKLFWEVIEEELMDNTDEELFLSMLEKERQSRSSSRRKRRSVIDQNREEGHIRLFNDYFSENPVYTDAQFRRRFRMHRHLFLRIVETLGNHDEYFQMRVDATGKMGLSPLQKCTSAIRMLAYGSSADIVDEYVRIGESTAIECLERFVRGVNEVFGAEYLRRPNNNDVENLLQMGESRGFPGMLGSIDCMHWEWKNCPVAWKGQFCRGDHGKPTIMLEAVASQALWIWHAFFGIAGSNNDINVLNQSNVFNDILEGCAATVQYTINGNPYNMGYYLADGIYPEWATFVKTISMPQGEKRKLFAQH; encoded by the coding sequence ATggattcaaacaattcaaacaacctcaacaaactttTTTGGGAGGTGATTGAAGAAGAACTTATGGACAACACAGATGAAGAACTATTTTTGTCAATGCTCGAGAAGGAACGTCAATCTAGAAGTTCATCAAGGCGAAAAAGAAGATCGGTGATAGATCAGAATCGTGAAGAAGGGCATATACGATTATTCAACGACTACTTCTCAGAAAATCCAGTATACACGGATGCCCAATTCCGTAGAAGGTTCAGAATGCATAGGCATTTGTTTCTTCGAATTGTAGAAACCCTTGGAAATCATGATGAATATTTTCAAATGAGGGTCGATGCAACTGGTAAAATGGGTCTTTCACCATTGCAGAAGTGCACTTCTGCTATTCGTATGTTGGCATATGGATCTTCCGCTGACATTGTAGACGAATATGTTCGAATTGGTGAAAGCACTGCAATTGAGTGCTTAGAGAGATTCGTAAGGGGCGTGAATGAGGTGTTTGGGGCTGAGTATTTGAGAAGGCCTAATAACAATGATGTTGAGAATCTTTTACAAATGGGGGAGTCACGTGGATTTCCAGGCATGTTAGGTTCCATTGATTGTATGCATTGGGAATGGAAGAATTGTCCGGTTGCATGGAAAGGACAATTTTGTCGAGGTGATCATGGTAAACCCACGATCATGCTTGAAGCAGTGGCATCACAAGCCTTATGGATTTGGCATGCATTTTTTGGTATTGCAGGTTCAAACAATGACATTAATGTGCTAAACCAATCTAATGTGTTTAACGATATTTTGGAAGGATGTGCTGCTACTGTGCAATATACAATCAATGGGAATCCATATAATATGGGGTATTATTTAGCGGATGGTATATATCCTGAGTGGGCTACATTTGTCAAGACCATTTCAATGCCGCAAGGAGAAAAgagaaaactatttgcacaacacTAA
- the LOC131624450 gene encoding glutathione S-transferase T2-like codes for MDPNQYNFQQSMFHLMQNQQNSNPQNSQFPPPPINSTVFFPPPNNPNIYFRPQINTHGVNFSHHEPETPNGFMSERQVPQFSTQDPIVGVDKKVDSFWLRIPDNYNQYCGQSREKLQGQLKSRWHRINGCVQKFVGCYKQAVHGKKSGASEKDILINAHAFYEQDEGAPFNLEYAWRLLKDEPKWMGAFTENSSKRTKNSASGSYTASLNSETPSSYELNSSSPMERPMGQKAAKRKGKAKENANATEPPSSVISDTRNKRMEVMENLARLKEEENKLVKEKMEFEAMQFIMSDTSKMNDSQREFHEKHCNKLKEKYGW; via the exons ATGGACCCTAATCAATATAATTTTCAACAATCTATGTTCCATCtcatgcaaaatcagcaaaattcTAATCCGCAAAATTCTCAATTTCCCCCACCGCCAATAAACTCTACCGTATTTTTTCCGCCACCAAACAacccaaatatttattttagaccaCAGATAAATACTCATGGGGTGAATTTTTCTCATCATGAACCCGAAACACCAAATGGGTTTATGTCTGAACGCCAAGTTCCACAATTTTCAACTCAA GATCCAATTGTGGGAGTTGATAAAAAAGTTGATAGCTTTTGGTTAAGAATCCCCGATAATTATAACCAATATTGTGGGCAGTCACGAGAAAAGCTACAAGGCCAATTAAAATCTCGATGGCATCGAATAAATGGTTGTGTTCAAAAATTTGTTGGGTGTTACAAACAAGCTGTTCATGGAAAAAAAAGTGGGGCATCAGAGAAAGATATCTTAATCAATGCGCATGCTTTTTATGAACAAGATGAAGGTGCACCATTCAATCTTGAGTATGCATGGCGGCTTttaaaagatgaacctaaatGGATGGGAGCATTCACCgaaaattcttcaaagagaacaaAGAATTCTGCTAGTGGTTCATACACGGCATCGCTAAACTCAGAGACACCTTCAAGTTATGAGTTAAACTCATCATCTCCAATGGAGCGTCCAATGGGACAAAAGGCGGCAAAACGAAAAGGTAAGGCAAAggaaaatgcaaatgcaactgAACCTCCTTCTAGTGTTATTTCCGATACAAGGAATAAAAGAATGGAAGTAATGGAAAATCTAGCACGACTTAAGGAGGAAGAAAACAAATTAGTCAAGGAAAAGATGGAGTTTGAAGCAATGCAATTCATAATGTCAGACACTTCTAAGATGAATGATAGTCAACGTGAATTTCATGAAAAACACTGTAATAAGctaaaagaaaaatatggatggtAA